A genomic segment from Nitratiruptor sp. YY08-10 encodes:
- a CDS encoding YebC/PmpR family DNA-binding transcriptional regulator gives MAGHNKWSKVKHIKAKEDAKKGKVFTKAVRDIMTAVRDGGPNPDTNAALRLAIERAKAVSMPQDNIKRAIDKASGNLPGVKYEEITYEGYGPGGVAIMVECLTDNKNRTVASVRHAFSKSGGSLGTSGSVSWMFEKKGVITVERDENEDAIMEAALESGANDILEFDEVLVIETDPADFNQVLEAVEKAGAKILESSVGLVATNEIDVDDATAEKVERLIDMLEENDDVQNVYHNMK, from the coding sequence ATGGCTGGTCATAATAAATGGTCAAAAGTAAAGCATATCAAAGCGAAAGAGGATGCGAAAAAAGGGAAGGTCTTTACAAAAGCGGTCCGTGATATCATGACGGCTGTTAGAGATGGCGGACCAAATCCAGATACAAATGCTGCTTTGAGACTTGCGATAGAGCGAGCAAAAGCGGTTTCTATGCCGCAAGATAACATTAAAAGAGCTATCGATAAAGCAAGCGGTAATTTACCGGGTGTCAAATATGAAGAGATTACCTATGAGGGTTATGGGCCTGGTGGTGTGGCAATCATGGTTGAATGTTTAACAGACAATAAAAATAGAACCGTTGCATCTGTTCGTCACGCATTCAGCAAAAGCGGCGGTAGTCTTGGAACAAGCGGAAGTGTTTCATGGATGTTTGAGAAAAAAGGTGTCATTACAGTCGAGCGGGATGAGAACGAAGATGCAATTATGGAGGCGGCATTAGAATCGGGAGCAAATGATATTTTAGAGTTTGACGAAGTGCTTGTAATCGAGACGGATCCGGCAGATTTCAATCAAGTCCTTGAAGCGGTAGAGAAAGCTGGTGCGAAAATTTTGGAAAGCAGTGTCGGACTTGTAGCAACAAACGAGATCGATGTGGATGATGCAACCGCGGAAAAGGTAGAACGTCTTATCGATATGCTCGAAGAGAATGATGATGTACAAAATGTGTACCATAATATGAAGTAA
- the nth gene encoding endonuclease III — translation MVRRSAEEIAEIKKRLLEHYPAAKTELKYKNLYELLVAVMLSAQCTDKRVNMITPALFEKYPDIESLAKADIEDVKELIKTCSFFNNKAKNLVAMAKMVMEKYGGKIPETEKELVKLPGVGQKTAHVVMIEYFGKNLMAVDTHVFRVAHRLRLSDAKTREKTEEDLVKAFKTDLAAIHQAMVLFGRYICTAKNPKCDQCFLYDLCDSEDKREIKSE, via the coding sequence ATGGTACGACGAAGTGCAGAAGAGATAGCAGAGATTAAAAAACGACTCCTTGAACATTATCCGGCAGCAAAAACAGAACTCAAATATAAAAATCTCTACGAACTTCTTGTAGCTGTCATGCTCTCAGCCCAATGTACCGACAAAAGAGTCAATATGATCACACCGGCTCTTTTTGAAAAATACCCAGATATCGAGTCTTTAGCCAAAGCGGATATAGAGGATGTAAAAGAGCTTATCAAAACTTGTTCATTTTTCAACAATAAAGCCAAAAATCTGGTAGCTATGGCAAAAATGGTGATGGAGAAGTATGGTGGGAAAATACCGGAAACAGAAAAAGAGCTTGTAAAACTGCCAGGCGTCGGCCAAAAAACAGCCCATGTGGTAATGATCGAATATTTTGGAAAAAACCTGATGGCTGTAGATACCCATGTTTTCAGAGTAGCCCATAGACTCCGTTTAAGCGATGCAAAAACGAGAGAAAAGACAGAAGAGGATTTGGTCAAAGCGTTCAAAACGGATCTTGCCGCCATTCATCAGGCAATGGTACTTTTTGGGCGTTATATCTGTACGGCAAAAAACCCAAAATGTGATCAATGTTTTTTATATGATTTATGCGATAGTGAAGATAAGCGAGAGATCAAATCTGAGTAA
- a CDS encoding cob(I)yrinic acid a,c-diamide adenosyltransferase codes for MIHIYTGDGKGKTTAAIGLAVRALGAGMRVAFFQFMKAWEESELIVLQNFDNIIIDRSWDGRFIKEKASDHQKKMVFHQFHRAKKTLQMPFDLIILDEIIVAMHFGLLREEDILALMQSCPKNKELVLTGQKATQKLIDKADLVTEMKKIKHYFDRGLMARKGIEF; via the coding sequence ATGATTCATATCTATACCGGAGATGGGAAAGGAAAAACGACTGCGGCGATCGGTCTTGCTGTACGAGCTTTGGGTGCAGGAATGCGGGTGGCTTTTTTCCAGTTTATGAAAGCTTGGGAAGAGAGTGAACTGATAGTTTTGCAAAATTTTGACAATATCATCATTGATAGAAGCTGGGATGGCCGCTTTATCAAAGAAAAGGCCAGCGATCATCAAAAAAAGATGGTGTTTCATCAGTTTCATCGGGCAAAAAAAACTCTGCAGATGCCTTTTGATCTGATTATTTTGGATGAAATTATTGTAGCGATGCATTTTGGTCTATTACGTGAAGAGGATATTCTTGCATTGATGCAAAGTTGTCCCAAAAACAAAGAGCTTGTACTGACAGGCCAAAAAGCGACACAAAAGCTGATTGACAAAGCGGACCTTGTTACAGAGATGAAAAAGATAAAACACTATTTTGATCGAGGTTTGATGGCAAGAAAAGGAATAGAATTTTGA
- the galU gene encoding UTP--glucose-1-phosphate uridylyltransferase GalU gives MIKKCLFPAAGYGTRFLPATKAIPKEMLPIVNKPLIQYGVEEAIEAGMDTMAIITGRGKRAIEDHFDISYELEHQIKGTSKEHLLQDIRNLVMNYTFTYTRQKEMKGLGHAVLVGQTLIGNEPFGVVLADDLCEGEGKGVLAQMVELYHKYKTSIVAVMEVEQKDVSKYGVISGKEIDEDIFMVEEMVEKPSVEEAPSNLAVIGRYILTPDIFSILEDTKPGTGGEIQLTDALRVQAKQNMVIAYKFKGRRFDCGSVQGYVEATNYFYHKFTQK, from the coding sequence ATGATAAAAAAATGTTTATTTCCGGCTGCAGGGTACGGGACAAGGTTTTTACCGGCTACCAAAGCAATCCCAAAAGAGATGCTGCCTATTGTCAATAAGCCCTTGATTCAGTACGGTGTAGAAGAGGCGATCGAAGCTGGAATGGATACAATGGCTATCATAACAGGTCGTGGGAAAAGGGCAATAGAGGATCATTTTGATATCAGTTATGAACTTGAACATCAAATCAAAGGGACATCCAAAGAGCATCTTTTACAAGATATCCGCAATTTAGTCATGAACTACACATTTACTTATACCAGACAAAAAGAGATGAAGGGGCTTGGTCATGCGGTACTTGTAGGCCAGACGCTCATAGGAAATGAGCCCTTTGGTGTTGTACTGGCAGATGACCTTTGTGAAGGTGAAGGCAAGGGTGTGCTTGCTCAAATGGTAGAACTCTATCACAAATATAAAACTTCCATCGTGGCAGTCATGGAAGTTGAACAAAAAGATGTAAGCAAATATGGCGTTATCAGTGGCAAAGAGATCGATGAAGATATTTTTATGGTAGAGGAGATGGTAGAGAAGCCTTCCGTTGAAGAGGCACCAAGCAATCTTGCCGTCATTGGACGCTATATCCTTACTCCAGATATCTTTTCTATCCTTGAAGATACAAAGCCGGGAACTGGAGGAGAGATCCAGTTAACGGATGCATTACGGGTGCAAGCAAAACAGAATATGGTCATAGCCTATAAATTTAAAGGAAGACGGTTTGACTGCGGGAGTGTGCAAGGGTATGTAGAGGCGACAAATTACTTTTATCATAAATTTACCCAAAAGTAG
- a CDS encoding M20/M25/M40 family metallo-hydrolase, with protein sequence MHVLELFKTITSIPHCSGNTEALRSFITDFAKKQGFTVRTDSAGNILCFKSKRELVFQAHYDMVCVGNAPKIEIVEKDGYLMAKNSSLGADNGIGVAMMLSLMQEGIEAEYLFTNDEEIGLVGAIHLELPLQAKKMINLDSEEFGKVYVGCAGGADIIATKTLEPVTVKKSYFYHVQAKNFPGGHSGVDIDKDIPNAIKEFAFFAKDALVVNLTAGERRNSIPVHLKAVIATNKELQSTQYFDVQLAESQQNAYRIIGDLCGYTHGVRGWEKTFGIPKVSANMALADVEKGICTIQCSVRANSDEELHRIIEENRCYFENLGYKVEVSGQYPAWKPQITPLAQEIAKKYEKLTQNVEYKAIHAGLECAIFAQKFPSMQIVSIGPDIEYPHSVHERVRLDTIEPLYKLIKELG encoded by the coding sequence ATGCATGTATTAGAACTTTTTAAAACAATCACTTCCATACCTCACTGTTCTGGGAACACAGAAGCTCTTCGTTCGTTTATTACTGATTTTGCAAAAAAGCAAGGGTTTACGGTTCGAACAGACAGTGCTGGAAATATATTGTGTTTCAAATCAAAAAGGGAGCTTGTTTTTCAAGCCCACTACGATATGGTCTGTGTTGGAAATGCACCAAAAATAGAGATTGTGGAAAAAGATGGATACCTTATGGCCAAAAACTCCTCATTAGGGGCAGATAACGGTATCGGTGTGGCAATGATGCTTTCACTGATGCAAGAGGGGATTGAAGCGGAATACCTTTTTACCAACGATGAGGAGATTGGCCTCGTTGGAGCGATCCATCTTGAGCTTCCTTTGCAAGCAAAGAAGATGATCAATCTTGACAGTGAAGAGTTTGGTAAAGTCTATGTGGGCTGTGCCGGAGGCGCTGATATTATCGCGACAAAAACTTTAGAGCCCGTTACAGTTAAAAAGAGTTATTTTTATCACGTACAAGCCAAAAATTTTCCGGGTGGGCATTCTGGTGTGGATATTGATAAAGATATCCCAAATGCCATCAAAGAGTTTGCTTTTTTTGCAAAAGATGCATTGGTCGTAAACCTCACAGCAGGCGAGCGCAGAAACTCCATTCCGGTTCATCTTAAAGCAGTCATTGCCACAAACAAAGAGCTGCAAAGTACGCAATATTTCGATGTACAATTGGCTGAATCCCAGCAAAACGCGTATAGGATTATTGGAGATTTGTGTGGATATACTCATGGTGTGAGAGGTTGGGAAAAAACGTTTGGCATTCCAAAAGTGAGTGCAAATATGGCCCTTGCCGATGTGGAAAAGGGTATTTGTACAATTCAGTGTAGTGTAAGAGCGAACAGTGATGAAGAGTTGCATCGGATTATAGAAGAAAATAGATGCTATTTTGAAAATCTAGGCTACAAAGTGGAAGTGAGTGGACAGTATCCGGCATGGAAACCACAGATAACACCTTTGGCGCAAGAAATTGCAAAAAAATATGAAAAACTGACACAAAATGTTGAATACAAAGCAATCCATGCAGGGCTTGAGTGTGCCATTTTTGCCCAAAAATTTCCATCTATGCAGATTGTTTCCATTGGACCCGATATCGAATATCCACATTCAGTGCATGAACGTGTACGATTGGATACAATAGAGCCACTATATAAGCTTATAAAAGAGTTGGGATGA
- a CDS encoding PAS domain-containing protein, producing MGYKKKIKNLITGQEIIKPDPVDEEVPFDGGVMITETDTAGIITYANRKFREMTGYTKEELIGSPHNINRHPDMPSAAFEDLWNTIKRGEYWEGYVKNMRKDGKYYWVVVWIKPKFDDKGNITGYIAGRKVPDRKMVERVIEQYKEMKAQEE from the coding sequence ATGGGATATAAGAAAAAAATAAAAAATCTTATCACCGGACAAGAGATTATAAAACCAGATCCCGTAGATGAAGAGGTACCGTTTGATGGTGGTGTGATGATCACAGAAACAGACACCGCAGGCATCATTACCTATGCAAATAGAAAATTTCGCGAAATGACTGGATATACCAAAGAGGAACTCATCGGCTCTCCGCATAATATCAACCGCCATCCCGATATGCCAAGCGCCGCTTTTGAGGATTTGTGGAATACGATCAAACGCGGCGAGTACTGGGAAGGTTATGTCAAAAATATGAGAAAAGACGGGAAGTACTACTGGGTTGTCGTCTGGATTAAACCAAAATTTGACGACAAAGGCAATATCACTGGTTACATCGCCGGCCGAAAAGTTCCGGATAGAAAAATGGTAGAACGTGTAATAGAACAATACAAAGAGATGAAAGCTCAGGAAGAGTAG
- a CDS encoding host attachment protein — translation MKIGDIVIVANLGEMKVYKANPRDLEAEAGLKPQNIKLDQINAIDYVEAHWKVKDIVTDEAGRFKADAGKMGGNAGERHELEKKLEEDVIKAIAEDIAKTVAEQNPPKYFLALPENIFSRVWQKVEGLQAKYPEAVNKLFRYVEQDLTKTDKNKIPEIFKNQGKHF, via the coding sequence ATGAAAATCGGAGATATCGTAATCGTTGCCAATCTTGGAGAGATGAAAGTTTATAAAGCAAATCCAAGAGATTTAGAAGCTGAAGCAGGATTAAAGCCCCAAAACATTAAACTTGATCAAATCAATGCAATCGATTATGTAGAAGCACACTGGAAAGTAAAAGACATAGTAACGGATGAGGCCGGTCGATTCAAAGCAGATGCCGGAAAAATGGGAGGCAATGCGGGAGAGCGCCATGAACTAGAAAAGAAACTTGAAGAGGATGTGATCAAAGCGATTGCAGAAGATATTGCAAAAACGGTTGCGGAGCAAAATCCGCCAAAATATTTCTTAGCGTTGCCTGAAAATATCTTTTCCAGAGTGTGGCAAAAAGTGGAGGGCCTGCAAGCAAAATATCCTGAAGCAGTGAACAAGCTTTTTCGGTACGTAGAACAAGACCTGACCAAAACAGACAAAAACAAAATCCCAGAAATCTTCAAAAACCAAGGAAAACATTTCTAA
- a CDS encoding TonB-dependent siderophore receptor: MAKGFKRWYFSLAAIAATVSVVTLNAQAARVESIEKIVVSANKDTQALEDVTDDVTVVTAEEIEELGVQTLPELLKEIQGLDIVQTGGFGQPTSLYLQGLNPDKTLILIDGIRFNDPTGLNGGQLELIDLSQIQRVEIIRGPQSGVWGADAMGGVINIVTKSAQKGTHGGWSMEGGNYSTFDGNINLFKGFEKGYFGVALSKYQTQGFSAYSAKRGEPLYGVKASDLPLEDDGYENRKIQLKSGWEMYGAKLFANFIKIDATVHYDGFGSDAPDGPYTVNVINDTLFQAGLEKSIESHILKLQYSYSGFKRSQYGGYEGSIRELEIRDRFRLNSMTMQIGGGWQRFYQKKSAGTPTNDGYQNRYFFVTNTLQWNKLLVNVDARYDSYNRFDDKLTYKVGIKYPIVKDIYIGANGATGYKAPSIFQLNYNATSNLNPEKSFGYNFFIGNDMIKLTYFHNAIKDLISYIDPDSDWSTPNDYYYNAPGKSTFKGYTATFSKDLFEKFYLRLNYTHLDAKDATGKDLVRRAKEKIGYSLSWYPTEKHTVNINGYYVGKREDVDGTNIGKYNVTNLSLQHNFAKHMTGFIRVNNIFNRFYQEVHGYATADRSYYIGIRASY, translated from the coding sequence ATGGCAAAAGGTTTCAAAAGATGGTACTTCTCTTTGGCCGCAATCGCTGCGACCGTTTCTGTTGTCACACTAAATGCCCAAGCGGCGAGAGTCGAATCCATTGAGAAGATAGTGGTGAGTGCAAACAAAGATACGCAGGCCCTTGAAGATGTGACGGACGACGTTACCGTTGTGACTGCTGAAGAGATTGAAGAGCTTGGTGTTCAGACCCTCCCTGAACTTCTAAAAGAGATACAGGGGCTTGATATTGTACAAACCGGCGGTTTTGGTCAGCCGACTTCGCTCTATCTGCAAGGTTTAAATCCGGACAAAACGCTCATTCTCATCGATGGAATCCGCTTTAACGATCCAACTGGTCTCAATGGCGGACAGCTTGAACTCATCGATCTATCCCAAATCCAACGTGTTGAAATTATTCGAGGTCCTCAAAGTGGCGTCTGGGGAGCAGATGCGATGGGAGGCGTGATAAATATAGTGACAAAGAGTGCACAAAAAGGTACCCATGGCGGATGGAGCATGGAAGGGGGCAACTACTCCACCTTTGATGGAAATATCAATCTTTTCAAAGGATTTGAAAAAGGCTATTTTGGTGTGGCATTGTCCAAATACCAAACACAAGGATTCAGTGCCTATAGCGCCAAAAGAGGAGAACCGCTCTATGGAGTAAAGGCGAGCGATCTTCCTTTAGAAGATGACGGATACGAAAACCGAAAAATTCAGTTAAAGAGTGGCTGGGAAATGTATGGTGCAAAACTCTTTGCAAACTTTATCAAAATCGATGCGACAGTCCATTATGATGGATTTGGATCAGATGCGCCAGATGGTCCTTATACTGTCAATGTCATCAATGATACGCTTTTTCAAGCTGGCTTAGAAAAAAGTATCGAATCGCATATATTGAAGCTGCAATACTCCTATTCTGGTTTTAAACGATCTCAATATGGAGGCTATGAAGGGAGTATCCGTGAGCTTGAGATAAGAGACCGTTTTAGACTCAATTCCATGACGATGCAAATTGGTGGCGGGTGGCAGCGCTTTTATCAAAAAAAATCGGCCGGAACCCCTACAAATGATGGGTATCAAAACAGATATTTTTTTGTAACGAACACTCTGCAATGGAACAAGCTTCTTGTTAACGTTGATGCGAGATATGATAGCTATAACCGGTTTGATGATAAACTGACATATAAAGTAGGGATCAAATATCCGATTGTAAAAGATATATACATTGGAGCAAATGGAGCAACTGGTTATAAAGCCCCCTCTATTTTTCAACTCAATTACAATGCCACGTCAAATCTCAATCCCGAGAAAAGTTTTGGATATAACTTCTTCATTGGCAACGATATGATAAAACTTACCTACTTTCACAATGCAATCAAAGATCTTATCAGCTATATCGATCCGGATTCAGACTGGTCTACACCGAATGATTACTACTATAACGCTCCTGGAAAAAGCACTTTTAAAGGGTACACCGCGACATTTTCCAAAGATTTATTTGAGAAGTTTTATCTCAGACTAAACTATACGCATCTTGATGCGAAAGATGCCACTGGCAAGGATCTAGTAAGAAGAGCTAAAGAGAAAATTGGATATTCACTTTCATGGTATCCAACAGAGAAACATACTGTAAACATCAATGGATATTATGTGGGTAAAAGAGAAGATGTTGATGGAACGAATATTGGAAAATACAATGTGACAAACCTTTCATTGCAGCACAATTTCGCAAAGCATATGACCGGTTTTATACGAGTAAACAACATTTTTAATCGCTTTTATCAAGAGGTGCACGGTTATGCTACTGCTGATAGAAGTTACTATATTGGCATAAGGGCGAGTTATTGA
- the metH gene encoding methionine synthase, with product MGTQLQVKTKEIPPEAWQGKEGCNELLNRTAPEVIRSIHEAYAKVGADIIKTNTFGSMPWVLEEYGLASEAYDLTKRGCELVKEVCIAYSTSEKPRFVACSLGPGTKLPSLGHIDYDAMYTGYSEAARGAKDGGADLFLLETCQDPLQIKAAIHACQDTAPQIPIMVSVTIEQNGTMLIGTDAATIATILEPFDIISLGFNCGTGPDMVEKHVRVLSEVWDRPISIHANAGLPQNRGGYTYYPMGPKEFTELEAKFTSIDGVALLGGCCGTTPQHIKALVDAVEGKKPLPPKGKQSRSIASLFEARTLMQNPPPFLMGERSNATGSKAFRELLLKSDYEGTLSVAQQQVRSGAHGIDVSVGFAGRDETKDMKEVIKLYNEKIPIPLMPDSTQVPAIETALKHIGGRPIINSANLEDGIEKFDKICSLAKRYGAALVLLAIDEEGMAKTKEKKLAVAERMYERAVNLHGLNPGDLVFDLLTFTVGSGDEEYYTAAIETIEAIRELRKRHPEVGAVLGVSNISFGLEKHAREYLNSVFLHHCVEAGLTMAIVNVKNLIPYHKISEEDRKICEDLLFNRRENGDPLFAFIEHFSKAEKKEAASDDELSKLPLEEQIHKLLIDGDKDRMMPLLEKAKDRINPEKIINEILIGAMKEVGDLFGSGQMQLPFVLQSAEVMKAAVDYLNQFLPKTDKQSQTTLILGTVKGDVHDVGKNLVDILLTNNGFKVVNLGIKVELEEFIKAYKEHNAQAIGMSGLLVKSTQVMLENLKEMKQKGIDAPVLLGGAALTKKFVDEFCRPAYDGPIFYCRDAFDGIVAMSRIEEGNFDTKLGSDKDEEEIAEVKPKEEIKIDPANIILPKPAPVPTPPFWGRKILEIDPDIAYEWINKRLLFKQRWGYKSKGLSKEEYQKQLDEKVIPAFNRLRSELGDIFEPTILYGYWPTRAVENELYVFGEEFGWQRDEDANREPIENIIGDAIEIFTFPRQSKPPHRCIADYFHNDQMDVSAFTCVSAGSKFSEYEGELFKAGKYHEYHLVHGLSVELAEALAEIAHKQIRIELGILRNEKPDLRDVKMVGYQGARYSPGYPACPDLELNRHIFNLLKPEEFGIELSETYQIHPEQSTCAIVVHHPEARYFNI from the coding sequence ATGGGAACACAGCTTCAGGTGAAGACAAAAGAGATACCGCCTGAAGCATGGCAAGGCAAAGAGGGATGCAATGAGCTTTTGAATAGGACTGCACCTGAGGTTATTAGGTCAATCCATGAAGCATATGCCAAAGTAGGTGCCGACATCATTAAAACAAATACGTTCGGCTCAATGCCCTGGGTTTTGGAAGAATATGGTTTAGCCAGCGAAGCGTATGATTTGACAAAGCGAGGGTGTGAGCTAGTCAAAGAGGTTTGCATAGCGTATAGTACGTCGGAAAAACCGCGTTTCGTAGCCTGCTCTTTGGGTCCCGGAACAAAACTGCCAAGTCTTGGGCATATCGATTATGATGCAATGTATACAGGATACTCGGAAGCCGCACGTGGAGCCAAAGATGGAGGAGCAGATCTTTTCTTGCTTGAGACGTGTCAAGACCCTTTGCAGATCAAAGCGGCAATCCATGCTTGTCAAGATACAGCTCCCCAAATTCCCATTATGGTAAGTGTTACCATTGAGCAAAACGGTACGATGCTTATCGGTACCGATGCGGCAACGATTGCGACTATTTTAGAACCGTTTGACATCATTTCTTTGGGATTTAACTGTGGAACCGGTCCTGATATGGTGGAAAAACATGTAAGAGTGCTCAGTGAAGTGTGGGATAGACCTATCAGTATCCATGCCAATGCTGGGCTTCCTCAAAACAGAGGCGGCTATACCTACTATCCTATGGGACCAAAAGAGTTTACAGAGCTTGAAGCCAAATTTACTTCCATTGATGGTGTGGCGCTGCTTGGCGGATGCTGTGGAACCACACCGCAACATATTAAAGCTTTGGTAGATGCGGTTGAAGGCAAAAAGCCCCTTCCTCCGAAAGGAAAGCAGTCAAGAAGCATTGCAAGTCTCTTTGAAGCTCGTACACTCATGCAAAATCCTCCTCCCTTTTTGATGGGTGAGCGAAGTAATGCAACAGGAAGCAAAGCTTTTAGAGAACTTTTACTAAAAAGCGATTATGAAGGGACTTTGAGTGTCGCTCAGCAGCAGGTGCGCAGTGGAGCCCATGGTATTGATGTAAGTGTCGGGTTTGCAGGGCGTGATGAGACAAAAGATATGAAAGAAGTCATCAAGCTCTACAATGAAAAGATCCCGATTCCTCTCATGCCGGACTCCACGCAAGTTCCAGCTATAGAAACAGCTCTCAAGCATATTGGCGGACGTCCGATTATCAACTCAGCCAACCTCGAAGATGGGATAGAGAAGTTTGACAAGATCTGTTCATTGGCAAAGCGCTATGGTGCGGCATTGGTACTGTTGGCAATCGATGAAGAGGGAATGGCAAAGACAAAAGAGAAAAAATTGGCGGTTGCTGAGCGTATGTATGAAAGAGCTGTAAATCTGCATGGCCTCAATCCTGGTGATCTTGTTTTTGATCTTTTAACCTTTACTGTCGGAAGTGGGGATGAGGAGTATTACACAGCTGCCATAGAGACTATTGAAGCGATCAGGGAGCTTAGAAAACGCCATCCAGAGGTGGGAGCCGTTTTAGGGGTATCCAATATCAGTTTTGGTCTTGAAAAGCATGCAAGGGAGTATCTTAATAGTGTCTTTTTGCATCACTGCGTTGAAGCTGGTTTAACGATGGCGATCGTCAATGTCAAAAATCTCATTCCATACCATAAAATCAGCGAAGAGGATCGAAAAATATGCGAAGATCTGCTCTTTAACAGGCGCGAAAATGGCGATCCACTCTTTGCTTTCATTGAGCACTTCAGTAAAGCAGAAAAAAAAGAGGCTGCAAGTGATGATGAACTGAGCAAACTCCCACTTGAAGAGCAAATCCACAAACTTCTTATCGATGGGGACAAAGATCGGATGATGCCACTGCTTGAAAAAGCCAAAGATCGCATTAATCCAGAAAAGATTATCAATGAAATTTTGATCGGAGCAATGAAAGAGGTGGGAGATCTTTTTGGTAGCGGACAGATGCAGCTGCCATTTGTACTGCAAAGTGCAGAGGTGATGAAAGCAGCAGTAGATTATCTCAACCAGTTTTTGCCAAAAACCGATAAGCAGTCCCAGACTACTCTCATTTTGGGAACTGTCAAAGGGGATGTGCACGATGTTGGCAAAAACCTTGTGGATATATTGCTGACCAATAACGGCTTTAAAGTTGTCAATCTTGGTATCAAAGTGGAGCTTGAAGAGTTTATCAAAGCCTATAAAGAGCATAATGCCCAGGCAATCGGAATGAGTGGACTGCTGGTTAAATCCACGCAAGTGATGTTGGAAAATCTCAAAGAGATGAAGCAAAAAGGAATTGATGCGCCTGTGCTTTTAGGCGGGGCTGCGCTGACAAAGAAGTTTGTGGATGAGTTTTGTCGTCCGGCCTATGATGGACCTATCTTTTATTGCCGCGATGCTTTTGATGGGATTGTGGCGATGAGCAGAATCGAAGAGGGAAACTTTGATACAAAACTTGGAAGTGACAAGGATGAAGAGGAGATTGCTGAGGTTAAACCAAAAGAAGAGATAAAGATCGATCCGGCAAATATCATTTTGCCAAAACCAGCCCCTGTACCTACCCCACCATTTTGGGGTAGAAAGATACTTGAGATTGACCCCGATATCGCCTATGAGTGGATCAACAAAAGGCTTCTTTTTAAACAGCGCTGGGGATATAAATCAAAAGGTCTGAGCAAAGAGGAGTATCAAAAGCAATTGGATGAAAAGGTGATTCCAGCTTTTAACAGATTAAGAAGCGAGCTGGGAGACATATTTGAGCCAACAATTCTCTATGGCTATTGGCCTACAAGAGCTGTAGAGAATGAGCTCTATGTTTTTGGAGAGGAGTTTGGCTGGCAAAGAGATGAGGATGCCAATCGTGAACCGATAGAGAATATCATCGGTGATGCGATCGAGATTTTCACCTTTCCAAGGCAGTCTAAACCGCCTCATAGATGCATCGCAGACTATTTTCACAATGACCAAATGGATGTGAGTGCATTTACTTGTGTGAGTGCTGGAAGCAAGTTTAGTGAGTATGAAGGGGAGCTTTTTAAAGCTGGAAAATATCATGAGTATCATTTGGTGCATGGTCTCAGTGTCGAGCTTGCCGAGGCATTGGCTGAGATTGCTCATAAGCAGATACGCATAGAGCTTGGGATTTTACGCAATGAAAAACCGGATTTGCGTGATGTAAAGATGGTAGGTTATCAAGGAGCCAGATACTCACCGGGTTATCCGGCTTGTCCTGATCTTGAGCTCAACCGCCATATCTTCAACCTCTTAAAACCAGAAGAGTTTGGCATTGAATTGAGTGAGACTTATCAGATTCATCCAGAGCAGTCGACTTGTGCGATAGTGGTACATCATCCAGAGGCAAGATATTTTAATATTTAG